The proteins below are encoded in one region of Engystomops pustulosus chromosome 8, aEngPut4.maternal, whole genome shotgun sequence:
- the LOC140075564 gene encoding taste receptor type 2 member 40-like produces MIATLKVFQIIVITFSCIVEIILSSSVIIIYIIEWKKNQQLGVTDKIFIFMAINNLLLQCCTNMNCLIYLFWFYQMITKQYFLFFALNLCFIYDNVWHTAWLSLHYCLKLVNPSHWVFVRMKKWMSSSIVSMLIATSIVMFLINLPYGWTARLEILLNKTTTRSYNYDIIFDRGIMVYNIIIGCCIPFLVAFICIGLSVWSLVNHIWRMRRHSAQSRSSPQLQGHVRAIVTMIIQMLLNLLLYLSVIGLFMTSSNSDEIFVVILWSSIMICPCAQTLTIILRNPKLKNQMTQSISQCSQRLFSNIHQSS; encoded by the coding sequence ATGATTGCCACTCTGAAAGTTTTCCAGATCATTGTTATCACATTCTCATGTATCGTGGAAATTATTCTCAGCTCCTCCGTAATCATCATTTACATCATTGAATGGAAGAAGAACCAACAACTTGGTGTCACTgataaaatcttcattttcatgGCCATCAATAACCTTCTCCTCCAATGTTGCACTAACATGAATTGTCTCATTTATCTCTTCTGGTTTTACCAGATGATTACAAAACAATATTTTCTTTTCTTCGCCTTGAATCTCTGTTTTATCTATGACAATGTCTGGCACACGGCTTGGCTCTCGCTTCACTATTGCCTGAAGCTGGTGAACCCTTCCCATTGGGTCTTCGTTCGGATGAAGAAGTGGATGTCCTCTTCCATTGTGTCGATGCTCATAGCGACCTCAATTGTTATGTTTCTAATTAACCTTCCATATGGCTGGACAGCAAGGCTGGAGATCCTTCTAAACAAGACGACCACCAGGTCCTACAATTATGACATCATTTTTGATAGAGGAATCATGGTGTATAACATCATCATTGGCTGCTGCATCCCCTTCCTTGTGGCTTTCATCTGCATTGGGCTCAGTGTGTGGTCTCTGGTGAACCATATCTGGAGGATGAGACGCCATTCTGCCCAGTCTAGATCTTCTCCTCAGCTACAGGGTCATGTAAGAGCAATTGTGACCATGATCATCCAAATGCTTCTCAATTTACTCCTGTATCTTTCTGTCATCGGTTTATTTATGACTTCATCTAATTCCGATGAGATTTTTGTGGTCATCCTTTGGAGCAGCATCATGATTTGTCCTTGTGCTCAAACCCTGACaataatcctgagaaatccaaaaTTAAAGAACCAAATGACTCAGTCAATAAGTCAATGTTCTCAGAGACTATTTTCAAACATCCACCAATCTTCATAA
- the LOC140075563 gene encoding taste receptor type 2 member 9-like, giving the protein MSISLGFGFIFAVVECILGVSFNFYIIVKNVVEWKRGHGLSLCDKILVLMAMNNVCLQCDMNVATFLYIVFPEMVQYKSAYSTLSVFLIFQFYFSFWITACLCIFYCLRIVSFKHHLFVQLKMNISDVIPRFLMLAGVGSFGISVLSIWHIKVTPSNPNANLSEGMFMNNVTIVLSPSYKVLTIVVGCCLPFVLTVLSTVLTLSSLYTHTWSMRNNKAGVSIPRLDAHIRAARIMIHLAVLYAVFYISEVCLLASSLSVDNFWELLSLIFVLIYPTSQSLTIILGNTKLRFPCLRLDCCTSHV; this is encoded by the coding sequence ATGAGCATTTCTTTGGGATTTGGGTTCATCTTCGCGGTGGTTGAATGTATTTTGGGAGTCTCCTTTAACTTCTACATTATAGTCAAGAACGTTGTGGAATGGAAGCGCGGACATGGCCTGAGCCTGTGCGATAAGATCCTGGTCCTCATGGCTATGAACAACGTGTGCCTGCAGTGTGACATGAACGTCGCCACCTTCCTGTACATCGTGTTCCCGGAGATGGTGCAGTATAAGAGCGCATACTCCACCTTGTCGGTCTTCCTAATATTCCAGTTCTACTTCAGCTTCTGGATCACAGCTTGTCTCTGCATCTTCTATTGCCTGAGGATCGTCAGCTTCAAGCATCACCTCTTTGTCCAGCTGAAGATGAACATTTCGGATGTGATTCCCAGGTTTCTGATGTTGGCGGGAGTGGGCTCTTTTGGCATCAGTGTCCTCTCTATCTGGCACATTAAGGTGACTCCTTCAAATCCGAATGCAAATCTCTCAGAGGGAATGTTCATGAACAATGTCACCATCGTCTTGAGTCCTTCCTACAAAGTTCTGACCATCGTTGTGGGCTGCTGCCTGCCCTTTGTGCTGACTGTCCTCTCCACCGTCCTTACACTGTCCTCCTTGTACACACACACCTGGAGTATGAGGAACAACAAGGCCGGGGTCAGCATTCCCAGGCTGGATGCTCACATTCGGGCTGCTCGGATCATGATTCACCTCGCTGTCCTCTACGCAGTCTTCTACATCTCAGAGGTTTGCCTCCTGGCATCTTCATTGTCTGTTGACAACTTTTGGGAGTTGTTGTCTTTGATTTTTGTATTGATCTATCCCACTTCTCAGTCTCTGACCATCATCCTAGGGAACACTAAGCTTCGCTTTCCATGTCTGCGGCTGGACTGCTGTACGAGCCATGTCTAG